In Hyphomicrobiales bacterium, the sequence CGCCGTCGGCTCGGCCTGGGCCATGCAGAAGGACAAGGTGACGATCAGCCCGCGCGTCGACGAGGACACGCTGGCGATGGACATCAAGCCCGTGAAGAAGTAACGGGCCCAGCTTCGCGTCATGGCCGGGCCTGTCCCGGCCATCCACGTCTTCGCGCGATGGAGCACGTTCAGTGCTCAAGACGTGGATGCTCGTCGCAAGGGCGAGCGTGACGGCCTGCTGACCTCACGAATGACGACGGATCGGAAACCGACATGACCCTCGCTCTCGCCATCCATGGCGGCTGCGGCACGCTGCCCAAATCCGAGATGACCGAAGCCGAATGGGCGCAGGCCCGCGCCGACCTCACCAGTGCGCTGCGCGCCGGCTGGACGATCCTGAACAAGGGCGGGACGGCGGTGGATGCCGTGGAGGCCGCCGTGCGGGTGATGGAGGATTCGCCGCATTTCAACGCCGGGCATGGCGCGGCCTTCAACACCGATGGCGAGCACGAGCTCGACGCCTCGATCATGGACGGCGCGACGCTCGCGGCCGGCGCGATCTGCGCCGCCCAACGCATCCGCAATCCGATCACGGCCGCCAAGGCGCTGATGCTGCGCGGCGACCCGCTGCTGCTGGCCGGACCGGCCGCCGACGAGTTTGCCGAGCATGAAGGCATCGACACGGTCGAGAACGAGCATTTTTCCACCGAGCGCCGGCGCAAGAGCCTGGCCTCGATGAAGATCCGCGAGATCGTCGGCACGGCGTCCGAAGCCAGCGAGGCCGAGAAGCACGGTACGGTCGGCGCCGTCGCCTGCGACGCGCAGGGC encodes:
- the iaaA gene encoding Isoaspartyl peptidase, which translates into the protein MTLALAIHGGCGTLPKSEMTEAEWAQARADLTSALRAGWTILNKGGTAVDAVEAAVRVMEDSPHFNAGHGAAFNTDGEHELDASIMDGATLAAGAICAAQRIRNPITAAKALMLRGDPLLLAGPAADEFAEHEGIDTVENEHFSTERRRKSLASMKIREIVGTASEASEAEKHGTVGAVACDAQGHLAAATSTGGYTNKPAGRVGDSPIIGAGTYARDGRCAVSGTGKGEYFMRYCVGHEIASLIAYKGLSLEAATDAVLAELSEHKIGAGLVAVGADGSVVAPYNTEGMYRGWVTEDGLIHVATHEHVELAGQA